A window of the Glaciimonas sp. CA11.2 genome harbors these coding sequences:
- a CDS encoding YceI family protein, which yields MKLRTLVAAFAALFATAAMAAPATYNLDPTHTYPSFEADHMGGLSKWRGKFTKSSGTVLLDRAAKTGSIEIKIDPASIDFGNAKLNDHAKSADMFDVAKFPEVTYKGKFIKFDGDVPKEVEGELTMHGFTKKVNLKIDDFLCKINPMLKREVCGADVDGKFNRDDFGIDYGKKMGFKQEVKLKIQVEGINQN from the coding sequence ATGAAACTACGTACTTTGGTTGCTGCCTTTGCGGCACTGTTTGCAACCGCTGCAATGGCTGCTCCCGCGACCTATAATCTGGATCCGACTCATACGTATCCAAGTTTTGAGGCCGATCACATGGGCGGTTTGTCTAAATGGCGTGGCAAATTCACGAAAAGTAGCGGTACCGTGTTGCTCGATCGTGCTGCCAAAACAGGATCAATCGAGATCAAAATTGATCCTGCATCAATCGACTTTGGTAATGCCAAGCTGAACGATCACGCTAAAAGCGCCGATATGTTTGACGTCGCTAAATTTCCTGAGGTTACCTATAAAGGAAAGTTCATCAAGTTTGACGGCGACGTCCCGAAAGAAGTTGAGGGCGAACTGACGATGCACGGCTTCACTAAGAAAGTGAATCTTAAGATTGACGATTTTCTTTGCAAGATCAACCCAATGTTGAAGCGTGAAGTGTGCGGTGCCGACGTTGACGGTAAATTTAATCGTGATGATTTTGGCATCGACTACGGCAAAAAAATGGGTTTCAAACAGGAAGTAAAATTGAAGATTCAGGTTGAAGGTATCAATCAGAACTAA